A single region of the Labrus bergylta chromosome 10, fLabBer1.1, whole genome shotgun sequence genome encodes:
- the golga4 gene encoding golgin subfamily A member 4 isoform X3, with protein MFKKLKQRINEEQSPQRNAQSPQQAQMGAGGGERRSSQTPSFNQDGSPLPSDRESAPKGPARSPRGSINGDGSASPLREETQSFAQKLQLKVPSMESLIRGGASRAENLFRSPSKDNLTRSSSRDSLTPLGESDSPGAPTYDPPSDIESEAEEPPGTTESLSKEQLVHRLLRVERSLGKYRGKYSELVTAYRTVQRDKEKTQVILSQSQDKSLRRIGELREELQMDQQAKKHLQEEFDAALEEKDQMITVLQTQVALLKKRAKGVSDGAVPPEGDAAQSEDSSDSRSSMQSPSKEDGADPEATEAEGSSDPTKLMEALQKRVKRQENLLQKCKEVMRTHKERSAQLGTENETLQEQLQERLQELEKTKELHTTEKTKLITQLRDAKNLIEQLEQDKGMVIAETKRQMHETLEMKEEEVAQLRSRLQQATAQKEEIQEQKERAEKSAFEELERALGVAQRAEEAKKQLQVQLEEQLREVERASEEERKSLQQELTRVKQEVVTIMKKSSEETVANLEKLHSEALAAKEEETCARISKAVEQCKEEFSQLGQERDQQASLALEDVELQKTALRSEAENKVKDIQLELEAANTRIMELESSLEEISQDGSSQSRELSSQLAELKEKHEEQISALERKHQEQLEKHKGTLTQQQHNADLEGLEEKHRAEVETLLKEKELQFQAHVQDMNQKTLEKLEAEQAELEAVSAELSEALKSKQLLEERLVAAEDSHSLAQQEHEKRLQDLEAKHNLQLSHIKQEHEQSLGGVEKTLKEELNAMKIVVREKQKENEDLILREKLLQEESNSAVQELNVKVKQLEELQQRLSQSQLDDESFKEANSQLSKMSEELDRCKKDLTNVGLLLEEAKSDCQQKEKSLQELEQQLQQSKNELSEQEKTFTADLNGKREEQTRLQKQLEDEKAAHEKKLKNTVAEMESKLKSQETKMEKFKQKAKDMHENFKKKLQQNEETLKKELAKKDKELQKKEQQVQEKLVEMSQSSQGLSSAMSELQANHKEELEKLHDAHKHELEELEHRWQEKLGQQEEELTEKHSQLQQDKAQEVEDISQQLNRSKEDNEQVLCDIKLLKEDLSIRETTVQKLQEELNGAAVKLESLSQGKAMLKEQMESVERNLNQALNERNSLQDVLNTTREESREKLKTLSEKLEETERQLEVVEGSKCKESEDLEMKFKETAGQLQAKEAEFQQQLIMMRNQMEHHCKEVQSKVEFGSDELCQRVECRMNELKDKLICNQKKVGHLKNTILMKTDRICTLEESLRQQTEQNKNLCISLEQVTAQVNAHAEQIKALTQEKEDLSQSISEKVLKLEELSEANSIMSKSMKTNEADVSNLESIIGDLKNQLASSIAEKEEAINKLNQQYQEERRQTKETIERLEQERKSALEEADALRKSENAIRSLQTRIDELEREVSAKDDALQRLRANIDNQSISKSEMDQVLSEKEQKVSGLTSELEGCISRLGELQEQIALKTKECEQLTADLKQQHSIREDEKRELVEQLQQSRLQCTQSGNLEQEMVGKLHSLEEDNRECKHKLESQREEFEKAKDEILKSKEESVKETEERLSAESARKVSELKKKAEQKIGQIKKQLTSQLEEKEQSIKALQAVLEELKSNETSGKQRLEEKTKAFEDTLVKLQEEQEKEIEQILSKERLEREKSLEELKSEYEEKLSTLQRDAAQRGELKETEEALQNIEAKLKEAEEQNGNLLAEINRLKEEIGEKDAQIDQHHAAIKLVQNSSESEVIVEHNSIQQTRSSMENHSMMQEEVDGDALETLKNNLSQVKNEKDKIQKDFTRLQKDIRSLRKEHEQDLEHMKKELLEENEKRMKLELEDVEMKHNSALKQLMREFNTQMALKEKELDTGVKETIAKAQSVEAELLSIHREEASQLKKLIAQKEDDLHRTVQKYEQVLQSREEEMGDRVWQVQKELEELQGRCQGTTEMTSEELQAQLAEKTTLLSEARLKEQGFVERIRSLEDKIKCFHRSTVVTHLGSTFKDPGFTDALSEATEVEYLRKVLFEYMMGRETKTMAKVLTSMLKFPPDQAQKVLEKEDSKTSPWLSV; from the exons cttGTTACTGCATACCGAACCGTACAGCGAGACAAAGAAAAAACCCAG GTCATCCTCAGTCAGAGTCAAGATAAGTCTCTGCGCAGGATAGGAGAGCTGCGGGAG GAGCTGCAAATGGACCAGCAGGCCAAGAAACACCTACAGGAGGAGTTTGATGCTGCCCTGGAGGAAAAAGATCAGATGATCACTGTTCTCCAAACACAG GTTGCTCTGTTGAAGAAAAGAGCAAAGGGGGTCTCTGACGGGGCGGTCCCACCTGAGGGAGATGCTGCTCAATCAGAAGATTCTTCAGACTCCAGGTCTTCCATGCAAAGTCCTTCAAAGGAGGACGGAGCAGATCCTGAAGCTACTGAGG cagagggcagcagtgaTCCCACCAAACTCATGGAGGCCCTGCAGAAGAGAGTGAAGCGGCAGGAGAACCTTCTGCAGAAATGCAAAGAAGTGATGCGCACACACAAAGAGCGCAGCGCCCAGCTGGGAACCGAGAACGAAACTCTGcaggagcagctgcaggagaggctgcaggagctcgAGAAGACGAAG GAGCTGCACACCACAGAGAAGACGAAGCTGATCACTCAGCTGCGAGACGCAAAGAATCTCATCGAGCAGCTGGAGCAGGACAAG GGAATGGTCATTGCTGAGACAAAGCGACAGATGCACGAGACTCTGGaaatgaaagaggaggaggtcGCACAGCTCCGCTCCAGGCTCCAGCAGGCAACTGCTCAGAAGGAAGAAATACAGGAGCAGAAAGAAAGGGCCGAGAAATCCG cattTGAAGAACTTGAACGGGCGCTGGGTGTAGCTCAGAGGGCGGAGGAGGCCaaaaaacagctgcaggttCAGCTGGAGGAGCAACTGAGAGAAGTTGAGAGGGCgagcgaggaggagaggaagagtcTGCAGCAGGAACTCACGCGCGTCAAACAGGAAGTCGTCACCATCATGAAG aAATCATCCGAGGAAACTGTCGCCAATCTGGAAAAGCTCCACAGTGAAGCTTTGGCGGCTAAAGAAGAAGAGACGTGCGCCAGAATCAGCAAAGCCGTG gAACAATGCAAAGAGGAGTTTTCACAGTTGGGTCAGGAGCGAGATCAGCAGGCCTCTCTGGCTCTGGAGGATGTGGAGCTGCAGAAAACGGCTCTGAGGAGTGAAGCCGAGAACAAAGTGAAAGACATACAGCTGGAGCTGGAAGCTGCAAACACT AGAATAATGGAGCTCGAGAGCTCGCTGGAGGAGATCTCACAGGACGGATCAAGTCAGTCCCGTGAACTTTCCAGTCAGCTGGCCGAGCTGAAGGAAAAACACGAAGAGCAAATCTCCGCGTTAGAGCGAAAGCACCAGGAGCAGCTGGAAAAGCACAAGGGCACCCTGACCCAGCAGCAGCATAACGCTGACCTCGAGGGGCTGGAGGAAAAACACAGGGCTGAAGTGGAGACCCttctgaaagagaaagaactgCAGTTCCAAGCACACGTCCAGGACATGAATCAGAAAACTTTGGAGAAGCTGGAGGCAGAGCAGGCAGAGCTGGAGGCAGTTTCCGCTGAACTTTCCGAGGCTCTGAAGAGTAAACAACTTCTCGAGGAGAGATTGGTGGCAGCTGAAGATTCTCACAGCTTAGCGCAACAGGAGCATGAGAAGAGGCTTCAAGATCTGGAGGCAAAGCACAATTTACAGCTTTCACATATTAAACAGGAGCACGAGCAGTCACTGGGAGGTGTGGAGAAAACTCTGAAGGAGGAACTCAATGCAATGAAGATTGTTGTGAGGGAAAAGCAAAAGGAGAATGAAGATCTGATCCTAAGAGAAAAACTACTACAAGAGGAATCTAATTCTGCTGTGCAAGAATTAAATGTCAAAGTTAAGCAAttagaggagctgcagcagcgtTTATCACAATCCCAGCTGGATGACGAGAGCTTCAAGGAAGCTAACTCGCAGCTGAGTAAGATGTCCGAGGAGCTTGATCGGTGTAAGAAGGATTTAACGAATGTGGGGCTTCTGTTGGAAGAGGCAAAGAGTGATTgtcaacaaaaagagaagtcGCTTCAAGAACTGGAGCAGCAGTTGCAACAGAGCAAGAATGAGCTCTCGGAACAGGAGAAGACTTTCACTGCCGACCTAAACGGCAAGCGAGAGGAGCAAACACGCCTCCAGAAACAGCTGGAGGACGAGAAAGCTGCCCACGAGAAGAAGTTGAAAAACACCGTAGCAGAGATGGAATCCAAGCTGAAATCACAGGAGACAAAAATGGAGAAGTTCAAGCAGAAGGCCAAAGACATGCATGAgaattttaagaaaaagctgcAACAGAATGAAGAGACCCTGAAGAAGGAGCTCGCAAAGAAGGACAAGGAGCTTCAGAAGAAAGAGCAGCAGGTTCAGGAGAAGCTCGTGGAGATGTCTCAAAGCTCCCAAGGCCTCAGTAGTGCGATGTCGGAGCTGCAGGCCAACCACAAGGAAGAACTGGAGAAGCTTCACGACGCCCATAAGCATGAGCTGGAAGAGCTGGAGCATCGCTGGCAGGAGAAGTTaggacaacaggaggaggaattAACAGAGAAACACTCGCAACTTCAGCAGGACAAAGCTCAAGAGGTGGAGGACATTTCTCAGCAACTGAACAGAAGCAAAGAGGACAACGAGCAAGTGTTGTGTGATATCAAACTTTTGAAGGAGGACCTGTCGATCAGAGAAACCACGGTGCagaagctgcaggaggagctcaACGGGGCAGCGGTTAAGCTTGAAAGTTTGTCTCAGGGCAAAGCGATGCTCAAGGAGCAAATGGAGTCAGTGGAGAGGAACCTGAACCAGGCTCTGAACGAGAGAAACTCCCTCCAAGACGTGCTGAACACGACaagggaggagagcagagagaagttaAAGACCTTGTCGGAGAAGCTGGAGGAAACGGAGAGGCAGCTTGAGGTGGTGGAAGGCTCTAAATGTAAGGAGAGCGAGGACCTGGAGATGAAATTCAAGGAAACTGCCGGTCAACTGCAAGCCAAGGAGGCGGAGTTTCAGCAGCAGCTAATCATGATGAGAAACCAAATGGAGCATCACTGTAAGGAGGTTCAGTCTAAGGTGGAGTTTGGATCGGATGAACTGTGTCAGAGGGTTGAATGTAGGATGAATGAGCTGAAAGATAAACTGATCTGTAATCAGAAGAAGGTAGGGCATCTAAAAAACACTATcctcatgaaaacagacagaatttGCACTTTAGAGGAGAGTCTCCGGCAGCAGACGGAGCAGAATAAGAATCTATGCATTTCTTTAGAGCAGGTGACGGCTCAGGTAAACGCTCACGCCGAGCAAATCAAAGCCTTAACGCAGGAGAAGGAGGATCTCTCTCAGTCTATCAGTGAGAAAGTTCTGAAGCTCGAGGAGCTGAGCGAAGCAAACAGCATCATGTCCAAAAGTATGAAAACAAACGAGGCCGATGTCAGTAACTTAGAGAGCATCATCGGCGACTTGAAAAATCAGCTAGCAAGTAGCATAGCAGAGAAGGAGGAAGCCATAAACAAGCTGAACCAGCAGTATCAGGAGGAGAGGCGACAAACGAAGGAGACGATTGAGAGAttggagcaggagaggaagtCCGCTTTAGAGGAGGCAGACGCTCTCAGAAAGAGCGAAAACGCCATCAGGTCTCTGCAGACGAGGATCGACGAGCTGGAACGAGAAGTCTCTGCAAAAGACGACGCTTTGCAAAGGCTGAGAGCAAATATTGACAATCAGTCCATCAGCAAGTCGGAGATGGACCAGGTGTTGAGCGAGAAGGAGCAGAAGGTCAGCGGACTAACCTCGGAGCTGGAGGGTTGCATAAGTCGACTCGGCGAGCTTCAGGAGCAGATCGCCTTAAAGACGAAGGAGTGCGAGCAACTCACAGCCGACCTCAAGCAGCAACACAGCATCAGGGAGGACGAGAAGCGAGAGTTGgtggagcagctgcagcagagccgGCTGCAGTGCACGCAGAGCGGCAATCTGGAGCAGGAGATGGTGGGAAAACTGCACTCCCTCGAGGAAGACAACCGAGAGTGTAAGCACAAGCTTGAAAGTCAAAGGGAGGAATTTGAGAAGGCGAAAGACGAGATCCTGAAGAGCAAAGAGGAGAGTGTGAAGGAAACCGAGGAGCGGTTATCCGCGGAGAGCGCTCGGAAAGTATcggagctgaagaagaaagcCGAGCAGAAAATCGGTCAGATTAAAAAACAGCTGACGTCGCAGCTGGAGGAAAAAGAGCAGTCGATCAAGGCTCTTCAGGCTGTCCTGGAGGAACTCAAGAGCAATGAAACTTCAGGAAAACAAAGATTAGAAGAGAAAACGAAAGCATTCGAGGACACTCTCGTCAAGCTGCAGGAAGAGCAGGAGAAAGAAATCGAACAGATTCTGAGTAAAGAGCGGCTCGAGAGGGAAAAGTCTTTAGAGGAGCTGAAAAGCGAATACGAAGAGAAGTTGTCGACACTTCAGAGGGATGCAGCGCAGCGAGGGGAGCTCAAAGAAACTGAAGAAGCGCTGCAAAACATCGAGGCAAAGCTAAAAGAAGCCGAGGAGCAGAACGGAAACCTTCTGGCAGAAATAAATCGTCTGAAAGAAGAAATCGGCGAGAAGGACGCCCAGATCGATCAGCATCATGCGGCCATCAAGCTGGTCCAAAATTCATCGGAAAGTGAGGTGATAGTGGAACACAACAGCATACAGCAAACCCGGAGCTCGATGGAAAACCACTCCATGATGCAAGAAGAAGTGGACGGAGATGCTCTGGAGACCCTGAAGAACAATCTGAGTCAGGTGAAGAACGAGAAAGATAAAATCCAGAAGGACTTCACCAGGCTGCAGAAAGACATACGATCTCTGAGGAAGGAGCACGAGCAGGACCTGGAGCACATGAAGAAGGAGCTGTTGGAGGAGAACGAGAAGAGAATGAA ACTGGAGTTGGAAGACGTGGAAATGAAGCACAATTCTGCTCTCAAGCAGTTAATGAGGGAGTTTAACACCCAAATGGCCTTGAAGGAGAAGGAGCTTGACACAGGAGTGAAGGAGACTATCG CCAAAGCTCAGAGTGTGGAAGCAGAGCTCCTCAGCATCCACCGTGAAGAAGCGAGTCAACTGAAGAAGCTCATCGCCCAGAAGGAGGATGATTTGCACAGAACTGTTCAGAAATATGAACAAGTTTTACAG AGTCgagaggaggagatgggagACCGAGTGTGGCAGGTCCAGAAagaactggaggagctgcaagGAAGGTGCCAGGGCACTACTGAG ATGACCTCAGAAGAACTTCAG GCTCAGCTGGCCGAGAAGACGACTCTGCTGAGCGAGGCTCGGCTGAAGGAGCAGGGCTttgtggagaga ATTCGCTCGCTTGAGGACAAGATTAAATGTTTCCACCGGAGCACCGTTGTAACTCATCTGGGGAGTACTTTCAAAG ATCCTGGATTTACTGACGCACTCTCTGAAGCCACAGAGGTTGAGTACCTGAGGAAGGTGCTGTTTGAATACATGATGGGACGGGAAACCAAA ACGATGGCCAAAGTGCTCACCTCCATGCTCAAGTTTCCTCCGGACCAGGCGCAGAAGGTTTTGGAGAAAGAAGACTCAAAAACATCT CCGTGGTTGAGTGTCTGA